Proteins encoded by one window of Lycium barbarum isolate Lr01 chromosome 11, ASM1917538v2, whole genome shotgun sequence:
- the LOC132618729 gene encoding auxin response factor 6-like isoform X1, whose protein sequence is MRVSSSGFNPQPEEGAGEKKCLNSELWHACAGPLVSLPPVGSRVVYFPQGHSEQVAASTNKEVDAHIPNYPGLPPQLICQLHNLTMHADVETDEVYAQMTLQPLSAQEQKDVCLLPAELGIPSKQPTNYFCKTLTASDTSTHGGFSVPRRAAEKVFPPLDYSQQPPCQELIAKDLHGNEWKFRHIFRGQPKRHLLTTGWSVFVSAKRLVAGDAVIFIWNENNQLLLGIRRANRPQTVMPSSVLSSDSMHIGLLAAAAHAAATNSRFTIFYNPRASPSEFVIPLAKYAKAVYHTRISVGMRFRMLFETEESSVRRYMGTITGISDLDPVRWPSSHWRSVKVGWDESTAGERQPRVSLWEIEPLTTFPMYPSPFSLRLKRPWPSGLPSLPGFPNGDMTMNSPLSWLHGDMGNQGMQSLNFQGFGVTPFMQPRIDASMLGLQPDILQTMAALDPSKLANQSLMQFQQGIPGSSASLSQSQMLQQPSHSQQNLIQGFSENQLISQAQMLQQQLQRRQKYNDHQQLLQQPQLQQHQDVNSQFQHQQQTKGISSLSQMTSSTQPQLSHLQALSSTGSQQTFSDMLGNHVNASSNPSMQSLLSSFSRDGASAVLNMHENHPLVSSSSSSKRIALESQLPSRVTSFAVPQPEDVTKVSDLSSLLPPFPGRESFSDYRGVEDGQSNGLYGFTDSLNILQNGMSNMKGNNGANGSLSIPYATSTFTSTVGNEYPLNSDMTTSSCVDESGFLRSSENGDQANPNNRTFVKVHKSGSFGRSLDISKFSSYHELRSELARMFGLEGLLEDPERSGWQLVFVDRENDVLLLGDDPWQEFLNNVWYIKILSPFQVQQMGKEGLDLPNGVQAQRLPSNVNGCDDYMNQKGSRNTMNGIPLGSLDY, encoded by the exons GTGGCCGCCTCGACAAACAAGGAAGTAGATGCTCATATACCTAATTATCCTGGTTTACCACCTCAACTAATTTGTCAGCTTCACAACCTGACAAtgcat GCAGATGTTGAGACTGATGAAGTATATGCTCAAATGACATTGCAGCCACTAAGTGCA CAAGAGCAAAAGGATGTGTGCCTGCTTCCAGCAGAACTTGGCATCCCGAGTAAACAACCAACCAACTATTTCTGCAAAACTTTGACGGCAAGTGACACCAGTACTCATGGTGGATTCTCTGTTCCCCGCCGAGCAGCAGAAAAAGTTTTCCCCCCTCTT GATTACTCTCAGCAGCCACCCTGTCAAGAGTTGATTGCAAAAGATCTACATGGGAATGAATGGAAATTCCGGCATATTTTTCGCG GCCAACCAAAAAGGCATCTATTGACAACAGGATGGAGTGTCTTTGTAAGTGCAAAGAGACTTGTTGCAGGCGATGCGGTCATCTTTATCTG GAATGAAAATAATCAATTGCTTTTGGGGATTCGACGTGCTAATCGTCCTCAAACTGTCATGCCTTCTTCAGTTTTGTCAAGTGATAGCATGCACATTGGTCTCCTAGCTGCAGCGGCTCATGCAGCTGCAACTAATAGCCGCTTTACAATATTTTATAATCCAAG GGCTAGTCCATCAGAGTTTGTCATACCTCTTGCCAAGTATGCTAAAGCAGTGTATCATACTCGAATTTCTGTTGGTATGAGGTTCCGGATGCTGTTTGAAACAGAAGAATCGAGTGTCCGTAG GTACATGGGCACAATTACTGGCATCAGTGATTTAGATCCTGTTCGTTGGCCAAGTTCACATTGGCGGTCCGTCAAG GTTGGATGGGATGAATCAACTGCTGGAGAGAGGCAGCCCAGAGTTTCGCTGTGGGAAATTGAACCTCTCACAACTTTTCCTATGTATCCTTCTCCTTTCTCCCTTAGGCTAAAGCGGCCTTGGCCATCTGGACTACCTTCTCTCCCTG GTTTCCCTAATGGTGATATGACTATGAATTCTCCACTCTCATGGCTGCATGGTGACATGGGAAATCAGGGGATGCAGTCGCTTAATTTCCAGGGATTTGGTGTTACTCCGTTTATGCAGCCAAGAATTGATGCTTCTATGTTAGGTTTGCAACCTGACATTCTGCAAACAATGGCAGCACTAGATCCATCTAAACTTGCAAACCAATCCCTTATGCAGTTCCAACAAGGTATCCCTGGCAGTTCAGCGTCTTTGAGTCAGAGTCAGATGTTGCAACAGCCTTCTCATTCACAGCAAAATCTGATACAAGGCTTCTCAGAAAACCAGTTAATATCTCAGGCACAGATGCTCCAGCAACAATTGCAGCGCCGTCAAAAGTATAATGATCACCAGCAATTGCTGCAGCAGCCACAGCTTCAGCAGCACCAAGATGTGAACTCGCAGTTTCAACATCAGCAGCAAACCAAGGGCATCTCCAGTCTCTCTCAGATGACTTCTTCTACGCAGCCTCAGCTTTCTCACTTGCAAGCCTTAAGTTCAACTGGTTCCCAACAAACATTTTCTGATATGCTGGGTAACCATGTCAATGCATCTAGTAATCCTTCTATGCAAAGTCTGTTGAGTTCATTTTCTCGTGATGGAGCATCTGCTGTCCTGAACATGCATGAGAATCACCCTCTAGTGTCTTCGTCCTCATCATCAAAGCGAATTGCTCTCGAATCTCAGCTCCCTTCTCGGGTTACTTCATTCGCTGTGCCCCAGCCTGAGGATGTGACTAAGGTCTCAGATCTTTCCTCTTTGTTGCCACCTTTTCCTGGCAGAGAATCTTTTTCTGATTATAGAGGAGTAGAAGATGGCCAAAGCAATGGACTCTATGGATTTACAGACTCTTTGAACATACTGCAGAACGGTATGTCCAACATGAAGGGTAATAATGGTGCGAATGGATCTTTATCTATTCCTTATGCTACCTCTACCTTCACTAGTACTGTGGGCAACGAGTATCCCCTTAACTCAGACATGACAACTTCAAGTTGTGTAGATGAATCAGGTTTCTTGCGGTCCTCTGAAAATGGGGACCAAGCAAACCCAAATAATAGAACCTTTGTGAAG GTTCACAAATCAGGGTCCTTTGGACGGTCACTTGATATCTCCAAATTTAGCAGCTATCACGAACTTCGAAGCGAGCTTGCTCGCATGTTTGGGCTAGAAGGCTTGTTGGAGGACCCTGAGAGATCAGGCTGGCAGCTTGTATTTGTTGACCGAGAGAATGATGTTCTCCTCCTCGGTGACGATCCTTGGCA GGAGTTTTTGAACAATGTTTGGTACATCAAGATACTTTCTCCATTTCAAGTGCAACAGATGGGGAAAGAAGGCCTTGATCTTCCAAATGGCGTCCAAGCGCAGAGGCTTCCTAGCAACGTCAATGGATGTGATGACTATATGAACCAGAAGGGCTCCCGAAATACTATGAACGGGATACCATTAGGGTCACTCGACTACTAA
- the LOC132618729 gene encoding auxin response factor 6-like isoform X2 gives MRVSSSGFNPQPEEGEKKCLNSELWHACAGPLVSLPPVGSRVVYFPQGHSEQVAASTNKEVDAHIPNYPGLPPQLICQLHNLTMHADVETDEVYAQMTLQPLSAQEQKDVCLLPAELGIPSKQPTNYFCKTLTASDTSTHGGFSVPRRAAEKVFPPLDYSQQPPCQELIAKDLHGNEWKFRHIFRGQPKRHLLTTGWSVFVSAKRLVAGDAVIFIWNENNQLLLGIRRANRPQTVMPSSVLSSDSMHIGLLAAAAHAAATNSRFTIFYNPRASPSEFVIPLAKYAKAVYHTRISVGMRFRMLFETEESSVRRYMGTITGISDLDPVRWPSSHWRSVKVGWDESTAGERQPRVSLWEIEPLTTFPMYPSPFSLRLKRPWPSGLPSLPGFPNGDMTMNSPLSWLHGDMGNQGMQSLNFQGFGVTPFMQPRIDASMLGLQPDILQTMAALDPSKLANQSLMQFQQGIPGSSASLSQSQMLQQPSHSQQNLIQGFSENQLISQAQMLQQQLQRRQKYNDHQQLLQQPQLQQHQDVNSQFQHQQQTKGISSLSQMTSSTQPQLSHLQALSSTGSQQTFSDMLGNHVNASSNPSMQSLLSSFSRDGASAVLNMHENHPLVSSSSSSKRIALESQLPSRVTSFAVPQPEDVTKVSDLSSLLPPFPGRESFSDYRGVEDGQSNGLYGFTDSLNILQNGMSNMKGNNGANGSLSIPYATSTFTSTVGNEYPLNSDMTTSSCVDESGFLRSSENGDQANPNNRTFVKVHKSGSFGRSLDISKFSSYHELRSELARMFGLEGLLEDPERSGWQLVFVDRENDVLLLGDDPWQEFLNNVWYIKILSPFQVQQMGKEGLDLPNGVQAQRLPSNVNGCDDYMNQKGSRNTMNGIPLGSLDY, from the exons GTGGCCGCCTCGACAAACAAGGAAGTAGATGCTCATATACCTAATTATCCTGGTTTACCACCTCAACTAATTTGTCAGCTTCACAACCTGACAAtgcat GCAGATGTTGAGACTGATGAAGTATATGCTCAAATGACATTGCAGCCACTAAGTGCA CAAGAGCAAAAGGATGTGTGCCTGCTTCCAGCAGAACTTGGCATCCCGAGTAAACAACCAACCAACTATTTCTGCAAAACTTTGACGGCAAGTGACACCAGTACTCATGGTGGATTCTCTGTTCCCCGCCGAGCAGCAGAAAAAGTTTTCCCCCCTCTT GATTACTCTCAGCAGCCACCCTGTCAAGAGTTGATTGCAAAAGATCTACATGGGAATGAATGGAAATTCCGGCATATTTTTCGCG GCCAACCAAAAAGGCATCTATTGACAACAGGATGGAGTGTCTTTGTAAGTGCAAAGAGACTTGTTGCAGGCGATGCGGTCATCTTTATCTG GAATGAAAATAATCAATTGCTTTTGGGGATTCGACGTGCTAATCGTCCTCAAACTGTCATGCCTTCTTCAGTTTTGTCAAGTGATAGCATGCACATTGGTCTCCTAGCTGCAGCGGCTCATGCAGCTGCAACTAATAGCCGCTTTACAATATTTTATAATCCAAG GGCTAGTCCATCAGAGTTTGTCATACCTCTTGCCAAGTATGCTAAAGCAGTGTATCATACTCGAATTTCTGTTGGTATGAGGTTCCGGATGCTGTTTGAAACAGAAGAATCGAGTGTCCGTAG GTACATGGGCACAATTACTGGCATCAGTGATTTAGATCCTGTTCGTTGGCCAAGTTCACATTGGCGGTCCGTCAAG GTTGGATGGGATGAATCAACTGCTGGAGAGAGGCAGCCCAGAGTTTCGCTGTGGGAAATTGAACCTCTCACAACTTTTCCTATGTATCCTTCTCCTTTCTCCCTTAGGCTAAAGCGGCCTTGGCCATCTGGACTACCTTCTCTCCCTG GTTTCCCTAATGGTGATATGACTATGAATTCTCCACTCTCATGGCTGCATGGTGACATGGGAAATCAGGGGATGCAGTCGCTTAATTTCCAGGGATTTGGTGTTACTCCGTTTATGCAGCCAAGAATTGATGCTTCTATGTTAGGTTTGCAACCTGACATTCTGCAAACAATGGCAGCACTAGATCCATCTAAACTTGCAAACCAATCCCTTATGCAGTTCCAACAAGGTATCCCTGGCAGTTCAGCGTCTTTGAGTCAGAGTCAGATGTTGCAACAGCCTTCTCATTCACAGCAAAATCTGATACAAGGCTTCTCAGAAAACCAGTTAATATCTCAGGCACAGATGCTCCAGCAACAATTGCAGCGCCGTCAAAAGTATAATGATCACCAGCAATTGCTGCAGCAGCCACAGCTTCAGCAGCACCAAGATGTGAACTCGCAGTTTCAACATCAGCAGCAAACCAAGGGCATCTCCAGTCTCTCTCAGATGACTTCTTCTACGCAGCCTCAGCTTTCTCACTTGCAAGCCTTAAGTTCAACTGGTTCCCAACAAACATTTTCTGATATGCTGGGTAACCATGTCAATGCATCTAGTAATCCTTCTATGCAAAGTCTGTTGAGTTCATTTTCTCGTGATGGAGCATCTGCTGTCCTGAACATGCATGAGAATCACCCTCTAGTGTCTTCGTCCTCATCATCAAAGCGAATTGCTCTCGAATCTCAGCTCCCTTCTCGGGTTACTTCATTCGCTGTGCCCCAGCCTGAGGATGTGACTAAGGTCTCAGATCTTTCCTCTTTGTTGCCACCTTTTCCTGGCAGAGAATCTTTTTCTGATTATAGAGGAGTAGAAGATGGCCAAAGCAATGGACTCTATGGATTTACAGACTCTTTGAACATACTGCAGAACGGTATGTCCAACATGAAGGGTAATAATGGTGCGAATGGATCTTTATCTATTCCTTATGCTACCTCTACCTTCACTAGTACTGTGGGCAACGAGTATCCCCTTAACTCAGACATGACAACTTCAAGTTGTGTAGATGAATCAGGTTTCTTGCGGTCCTCTGAAAATGGGGACCAAGCAAACCCAAATAATAGAACCTTTGTGAAG GTTCACAAATCAGGGTCCTTTGGACGGTCACTTGATATCTCCAAATTTAGCAGCTATCACGAACTTCGAAGCGAGCTTGCTCGCATGTTTGGGCTAGAAGGCTTGTTGGAGGACCCTGAGAGATCAGGCTGGCAGCTTGTATTTGTTGACCGAGAGAATGATGTTCTCCTCCTCGGTGACGATCCTTGGCA GGAGTTTTTGAACAATGTTTGGTACATCAAGATACTTTCTCCATTTCAAGTGCAACAGATGGGGAAAGAAGGCCTTGATCTTCCAAATGGCGTCCAAGCGCAGAGGCTTCCTAGCAACGTCAATGGATGTGATGACTATATGAACCAGAAGGGCTCCCGAAATACTATGAACGGGATACCATTAGGGTCACTCGACTACTAA
- the LOC132617243 gene encoding pentatricopeptide repeat-containing protein At3g59040, translated as MPQTMMIFLKPFISPPSSSSLWSKTNSGENSLDANVKICKRAKVVCQGMLAPRKFMQKRRKVEVFKSAEDEADQKNWRKLMNEIEETGSAVSVLRAQRTKNQSLPKDLVLGSLVRFKQLKKWNLVSEILEWLRTQHWWDFNEMDFLMLITAYGKEGDFGKAERILGYMNKKGYPANVISHTALMEAYGKGGQYSKAEAIFRRMQISGPEPSAITYQIILKIFVEGDKFDEAQEVFDTLMDMDAPPLKPDQKMFHMMIYMYKKAGKYDKARHLFSLMSERGVPQNTVTYNSLMSFETNYKEVANIYDQMQRAGLRPDVVSYALLISAYGKARREEEALAVFEEMLDAGVRPTQKSYNILLDAFAISGMVEQARTVFKSMRRDRCSPDLCSYTTMLLAYINAPDMEGAEKFFRRIKVDGLEPNVVTYGTLIKGYAKINDLEKMMEKYEEMRVQGIKANQTIFTTIMDAYGKNKDFGSAVAWFNEMASSGVSPDQKAKNILLALAKTSEEQIEAKQITGCANELIVDRIPYNIDNNDEYDYGDDDGSGDDEDYDDNNDAKESILLGEKLDQLIISGSAASQT; from the exons ATGCCTCAAACAATGATGATTTTCCTCAAACCTTTCATTTCACctccctcttcttcttctctttggAG TAAAACAAATAGCGGTGAGAATTCATTGGATGCAAATGTTAAAATATGTAAAAGAGCAAAAGTGGTGTGTCAAGGCATGTTGGCGCCGAGAAAGTTCATGCAAAAGAGGAGAAAAGTAGAGGTTTTCAAGAGTGCAGAAGACGAAGCAGACCAGAAAAACTGGAGaaaattgatgaatgaaattgaaGAAACTGGTTCTGCTGTTTCGGTGTTGAGAGCCCAGAGGACCAAGAATCAGTCTCTTCCAAAGGACCTTGTTCTTGGAAGCTTGGTTAGATTTAAGCAGCTTAAGAAGTGGAACCTTGTTAGTGAG ATTCTTGAATGGCTTCGAACTCAGCATTGGTGGGATTTTAATGAGATGGACTTTCTGATGCTTATTACGGCCTACGGGAAGGAAGGAGACTTCGGTAAAGCTGAAAGGATTTTAGGGTACATGAATAAGAAGGGGTATCCCGCAAATGTGATATCTCACACTGCTCTAATGGAGGCATATGGAAAAGGAGGTCAGTACAGTAAGGCAGAAGCGATATTTCGGAGAATGCAAATTTCAGGCCCTGAACCTTCTGCTATTACATACCAAATCATTCTCAAAATCTTTGTTGAG GGTGACAAATTTGATGAAGCTCAAGAAGTCTTTGACACCCTTATGGATATGGATGCACCTCCTCTAAAACCAGACCAGAAAATGTTCCACATGATGATCTATATGTATAAGAAGGCAGGAAAATATGACAAAGCTCGTCATCTATTTTCTTTGATGTCCGAGCGAGGAGTTCCACAAAATACGGTTACTTACAACAGTTTGATGTCGTTTGAGACTAACTACAAGGAGGTTGCAAACATTTATGATCAG ATGCAAAGAGCTGGTCTTCGACCTGATGTTGTTAGCTATGCACTGCTCATTAGTGCATATGGAAAGGCTAGAAGAGAAGAGGAGGCACTAGCTGTTTTTGAGGAAATGCTTGATGCTGGTGTCAG GCCAACACAGAAATCTTACAACATCTTGCTAGATGCATTTGCAATCTCAGGAATGGTGGAACAAGCCCGGACTGTCTTCAAAAGCATGCGGAGAGACAG ATGTAGTCCTGACCTTTGCTCATACACAACGATGCTATTAGCTTATATTAATGCACCGGATATGGAAGGTGCTGAGAAATTTTTCAGAAGAATAAAGGTAGATGGATTGGAGCCGAATGTTGTTACATATGGCACACTGATTAAGGGATATGCAAAAATAAATGACCTCGAAAAGATGATGGAGAAATATGAAGAAATGCGGGTCCAGGGTATCAAGGCTAACCAAACTATCTTCACCACAATCATGGACGCGTATGGTAAGAACAAAGATTTTGGCAGTGCCGTTGCTTGGTTCAATGAGATGGCATCTTCCGGTGTCTCTCCTGATCAAAAAGCAAAGAACATTCTTTTGGCCTTGGCGAAAACATCAGAAGAACAGATAGAAGCTAAGCAAATCACAGGATGTGCTAACGAGCTTATAGTTGACAGAATTCCCTATAACATCGATAATAATGACGAATACGACTACGGCGATGATGATGGAAGTGGTGATGATGAAGATTATGATGATAACAATGATGCAAAAGAGAGCATTTTGTTAGGAGAAAAATTGGATCAGCTAATAATTAGCGGTAGTGCTGCATCTCAAACGTAA